One window from the genome of Synechococcus sp. PROS-7-1 encodes:
- a CDS encoding MFS transporter, translating to MRDRLLWLFSLLFVLWLVWVETGFQYYERALGSELLVRPAGLALIAGSFLVPYGLVQVPVGRLIDRGRVELWLLLAALVAASCSVVFARSETLMGLLLSRIGTGMACAVAFPASAVLARRTLPTHRFALAMGCTDALVGLGAALAAVVPLLLGRSAWRGLVLLQGLSLLLVVALPVLLLSVSRHARVRADRLPIVASPVDVPRWSRGGVLRLIQCCLLYAWGLGFVFGMAQYGLLSTLKGWPSPLMEGLTLTMSIGLMVGMVGSGALGGRPQRRGRVLLLGTLITLLSLLLLLTSWIPQPLLQLPALTFGIGMGSAVLAFPIAEASAPLGQTAMTVSIVNTCGTLMGGVMSVVSGLILQASPSGDLSLVLVIYGALALFGVVMAGWISLNPELVDAAAIPSRPDAVQSRE from the coding sequence GTGCGTGATCGCCTGCTCTGGCTGTTCAGTCTTCTCTTTGTTCTCTGGCTGGTCTGGGTGGAGACCGGCTTTCAGTACTACGAACGGGCGCTCGGTTCGGAGCTGCTTGTCCGGCCAGCGGGTCTGGCGCTGATTGCAGGGAGCTTTCTGGTGCCCTACGGGCTTGTGCAGGTTCCCGTGGGGCGACTGATCGATCGCGGGCGGGTTGAGCTCTGGCTGCTTCTTGCTGCGTTGGTCGCTGCGAGCTGCAGCGTGGTGTTTGCTCGCAGTGAAACCCTGATGGGGTTGTTGCTCTCCCGCATCGGCACTGGCATGGCCTGTGCCGTTGCATTCCCGGCATCGGCGGTCCTGGCGCGACGCACCCTGCCGACCCATCGCTTTGCGTTGGCGATGGGATGTACCGATGCTCTGGTGGGTTTGGGGGCTGCGCTCGCTGCGGTGGTTCCCCTGCTTCTGGGTCGCTCAGCCTGGCGGGGTTTGGTGCTGCTGCAGGGCCTTTCGCTGCTGCTGGTGGTGGCCTTGCCCGTGTTGCTCTTGAGCGTGTCGAGGCATGCGCGGGTCAGGGCGGATCGGCTGCCGATCGTCGCTTCTCCGGTGGACGTGCCGCGTTGGAGCCGGGGGGGAGTGCTGCGACTGATTCAGTGCTGCCTGCTGTATGCCTGGGGGCTGGGATTTGTGTTCGGGATGGCCCAGTACGGCCTTCTCTCCACCCTGAAGGGATGGCCCAGCCCCTTGATGGAAGGACTCACCCTCACCATGTCGATCGGTTTGATGGTGGGCATGGTCGGCAGTGGGGCGCTTGGTGGTCGGCCCCAGCGACGGGGCCGTGTGCTGCTGCTGGGGACCCTCATCACGCTGTTGTCCCTGCTTCTCCTGCTGACATCCTGGATTCCCCAACCTCTGCTGCAATTGCCTGCGCTCACATTCGGCATCGGCATGGGTTCGGCAGTCTTGGCCTTTCCGATTGCGGAGGCCTCGGCCCCTCTCGGGCAGACGGCGATGACCGTTTCGATCGTCAATACCTGCGGAACCCTGATGGGCGGAGTGATGAGCGTGGTGTCAGGCTTGATCCTGCAGGCTTCGCCAAGCGGTGATCTGTCGCTGGTGCTGGTGATCTACGGCGCGTTAGCCCTGTTCGGGGTGGTGATGGCGGGGTGGATCAGCTTGAACCCGGAGCTTGTTGACGCTGCTGCCATTCCTTCCAGGCCAGACGCGGTGCAGTCCAGAGAGTGA
- the rdgB gene encoding RdgB/HAM1 family non-canonical purine NTP pyrophosphatase gives MSPSPRTLVIASGNRGKIREFEHLLSSLPLRITAQPEGLEVEETGQTFAANARLKALAVANATESWALADDSGLSVDALNGAPGVHSARYAPTDPERISRLLEALKDQDNRSAHFCAALCLAAPGDGVLLEVQGRCEGQITRSPRGEGGFGYDPIFEVDDTARTFAEMSTPEKKAQGHRGRAFALLEPQLRQLLFKA, from the coding sequence ATGAGTCCGTCCCCGCGAACGTTGGTGATCGCCAGTGGCAATCGCGGCAAGATCCGAGAGTTCGAACACCTTCTGAGCAGTCTTCCGCTTCGAATCACCGCCCAACCGGAGGGGCTGGAGGTGGAGGAAACGGGGCAGACATTCGCGGCCAATGCCCGCTTGAAAGCCTTAGCCGTCGCCAACGCCACCGAGTCCTGGGCCCTCGCGGACGACTCTGGCTTGAGCGTTGACGCTCTCAACGGAGCCCCTGGGGTGCATTCCGCCCGCTATGCCCCAACCGACCCGGAACGCATCAGCCGACTGCTCGAGGCTCTAAAAGATCAGGACAACCGAAGCGCGCATTTTTGTGCCGCCTTATGTCTGGCGGCACCTGGCGATGGCGTGCTGCTGGAGGTGCAGGGACGCTGCGAAGGACAGATCACCCGAAGCCCCAGAGGCGAGGGGGGCTTCGGGTATGACCCGATCTTCGAGGTGGATGACACCGCACGCACCTTCGCCGAAATGTCCACACCCGAGAAGAAAGCGCAAGGCCACCGGGGCCGGGCCTTCGCCCTGCTGGAACCCCAGCTCCGGCAACTCCTCTTCAAGGCCTGA
- a CDS encoding BCCT family transporter, giving the protein MSDQTNLGDGPVSAGPWWRRPPLWIGAGPLLAFLVLAAVDLALAQQFTSSGKAIVSGSLGGLWQWMVLLLFVIAVVMAISPVGRLRLGGVDAKPSLKFFDWCAVLICTLLAGGGVFWSAAEPLFHFRTPAPYFSNVEGSTAAAVDPSLAVSFLHWGFLAWALVATTVTITLSIQEQRGEPLRPRTLLVGLLPHRWVEGPLGDLADGLSVVAAIAGTVGPLGFLSLQLSNAAGMLPGLSDSAGLQSLVVVLLTAVFATSTVSGIQRGIKWLSEVNVWLTLGLAAALLLLGPRLWLIQHFASSFTLYVSNLVPMALAPNRGPDNWVNAWTVFYWGWFLGYAPLMGLFTAGVSRGRTLRELVLAVAILCPIVTNLWFTLLGGTGMQLELSNPGAISGPLAASGEAGALLAILGQLPLPWLLIPVGLILVVLFMATSADSMSYAAAMVVSAQRKPPALLRLFWALMIGSLTLVLLRIGTSLGDSTSINALQAFIVISAVPVTPLVLITLWTAPRLAWKEWQQRQQAPGSS; this is encoded by the coding sequence GTGAGCGATCAAACCAACCTCGGCGACGGACCTGTTTCAGCAGGGCCCTGGTGGCGTCGCCCGCCCCTCTGGATCGGTGCTGGCCCGCTGCTGGCCTTTCTGGTGCTGGCGGCCGTTGACCTCGCACTGGCCCAGCAATTCACCAGCTCCGGTAAGGCCATTGTCAGTGGATCCCTGGGCGGCTTGTGGCAGTGGATGGTGCTGTTGCTGTTCGTGATCGCCGTGGTGATGGCGATCAGTCCAGTGGGCCGCCTGCGTTTGGGAGGCGTCGACGCCAAACCAAGCCTGAAATTCTTTGACTGGTGCGCCGTGCTGATCTGCACGCTGCTGGCCGGTGGCGGGGTGTTCTGGTCAGCGGCTGAACCGCTGTTCCACTTCCGCACTCCGGCGCCTTACTTCAGCAACGTTGAAGGCTCCACAGCCGCAGCCGTCGATCCCTCTTTAGCCGTGAGCTTCCTGCACTGGGGATTTCTGGCATGGGCACTGGTGGCCACCACGGTCACGATCACCCTCTCAATCCAGGAACAACGCGGTGAACCGCTGCGGCCTCGCACCCTTCTGGTGGGACTGCTTCCCCATCGATGGGTCGAAGGTCCGCTTGGAGACCTCGCCGACGGACTGTCTGTGGTGGCAGCCATTGCCGGCACGGTGGGGCCGCTCGGCTTCTTATCACTGCAGCTCAGCAATGCCGCGGGCATGCTCCCAGGCCTCAGCGATAGCGCGGGCCTGCAGTCGCTGGTGGTGGTCCTGCTCACCGCCGTGTTCGCCACCTCCACGGTGAGTGGGATTCAACGGGGCATCAAGTGGCTGTCGGAAGTGAACGTTTGGCTCACGCTCGGCCTCGCCGCGGCCTTGCTTCTGCTGGGGCCAAGGCTTTGGCTGATTCAACACTTCGCCAGTTCCTTCACGCTCTACGTGAGCAACTTGGTGCCGATGGCTCTGGCTCCCAACCGTGGACCCGACAACTGGGTCAATGCCTGGACGGTGTTCTACTGGGGCTGGTTTCTGGGATACGCCCCCTTGATGGGGCTGTTCACCGCAGGGGTTAGCCGGGGCCGAACCCTGCGCGAACTGGTGCTGGCCGTGGCAATCCTCTGCCCAATCGTGACCAATCTTTGGTTCACCCTGCTGGGGGGCACGGGCATGCAACTGGAGCTGAGCAATCCAGGAGCCATCAGTGGACCTCTTGCTGCCAGTGGCGAAGCGGGCGCTCTGCTCGCCATCCTTGGCCAGCTCCCACTCCCCTGGCTGCTGATTCCTGTTGGCTTGATTCTGGTGGTGCTGTTCATGGCCACCAGCGCCGACTCGATGAGCTACGCCGCCGCCATGGTGGTGAGTGCCCAGCGAAAGCCACCCGCACTTCTGCGCCTGTTCTGGGCTCTGATGATTGGCAGCCTCACCCTGGTACTGCTGCGCATCGGCACCAGCCTGGGAGACAGCACGTCGATTAATGCTCTGCAGGCCTTCATTGTGATTTCAGCCGTTCCGGTCACGCCTTTGGTGTTGATCACTCTCTGGACTGCACCGCGTCTGGCCTGGAAGGAATGGCAGCAGCGTCAACAAGCTCCGGGTTCAAGCTGA
- a CDS encoding SAM-dependent methyltransferase, giving the protein MAIAMTTGYSAQTEGALLCIEAASDWALTCVDQLPLSDSHVLIDYGAADGGTAVGLWNQILDRLHGNQPQAHLTLIGNDLPSNDNVALAENLALQIPREPKPTVLVSARSFYEPSVGPNTISFGFSATAMHWLSQSPGPLNTHTHVLASGDADALQRFTAQALKDWTYVLELRSRELIVGGRLLTVNLSRDNEGRYLGHNGGETRNVHDQLHQIWRGLADEGVISEEQYRNGTVLNFYKSPDEFMAPLKDESSAPYSNGLRLVDERTVYVKCPYRRRWNEDGDTATFAAGLMATIRSWSRHSFASAAGDKAADLVYERLQQRIADAPSEWSLDYVEHHQMMEKVA; this is encoded by the coding sequence ATGGCCATTGCCATGACCACGGGTTACAGCGCGCAGACCGAAGGCGCTCTCCTCTGCATCGAAGCCGCCTCGGACTGGGCCCTGACTTGTGTAGATCAACTTCCTTTATCTGACAGCCACGTGCTGATCGATTACGGAGCAGCCGATGGAGGTACCGCCGTAGGGCTCTGGAACCAGATCCTCGATCGCCTGCACGGCAATCAACCGCAGGCTCACCTCACGCTGATCGGCAACGACCTGCCAAGCAACGACAACGTGGCCCTGGCCGAAAACCTGGCTCTGCAGATTCCCAGGGAGCCCAAGCCCACCGTTCTGGTGAGTGCCCGCAGTTTTTACGAGCCCTCTGTTGGCCCCAACACCATCAGCTTCGGCTTTTCTGCGACAGCCATGCATTGGCTGAGCCAGTCGCCCGGCCCCCTCAATACCCATACGCATGTGCTGGCCTCGGGCGACGCCGATGCTCTGCAGCGCTTCACCGCCCAGGCTCTTAAGGACTGGACCTACGTGCTCGAACTGCGCAGCCGTGAGCTGATCGTGGGTGGTCGTCTGTTGACCGTGAACCTGTCACGGGACAACGAAGGCCGCTATCTCGGACACAACGGCGGCGAGACACGCAATGTGCACGACCAATTGCATCAGATTTGGCGTGGATTGGCCGACGAAGGAGTGATCAGTGAAGAGCAGTACCGCAATGGCACGGTGCTCAACTTCTACAAATCTCCTGACGAATTCATGGCGCCGCTGAAAGATGAATCATCAGCGCCGTACAGCAACGGTCTGCGTCTGGTGGATGAACGCACGGTGTACGTGAAGTGCCCTTACCGCAGGCGCTGGAACGAGGATGGCGACACAGCCACCTTCGCGGCGGGCCTGATGGCCACGATCCGCAGCTGGAGTCGACACAGCTTCGCCAGTGCTGCGGGCGACAAAGCTGCTGACCTGGTCTATGAGCGCCTCCAGCAACGCATCGCCGATGCGCCGAGCGAGTGGAGCCTTGATTACGTCGAACACCACCAGATGATGGAGAAAGTGGCCTGA
- a CDS encoding Glu/Leu/Phe/Val dehydrogenase dimerization domain-containing protein, with translation MTTTTRTKPTVSVLAEHVSDHLSVFVVAENTDAARPANGGLRLLNYPSDEACIADGERLAGLMTHKHDLYGTGFAGGKIVARAAEPAAVKDELIHVTAGLLESLDGAMITGCDLNTSLEDMERLTALTPHVLAAVGSPVDASAATAHGTLGAVEAVLDAELSQATPGRALVHGCGAVGGTVARVLVQHGWTVFTADLDRSRASFPGATPLPSNCPWWEIKVDLLIPCSISGLINADMASALKVAAVVPAANAPFQQPQIADELRRRSIRVLPDPLVNAGAVIADSIERFSPDAWEGAGANDVYAFVRQEVRQRAANYLNQRDQGLSVGAALVEVAAEPEHDPIGLSFGDAA, from the coding sequence ATGACAACCACCACCCGAACCAAGCCGACCGTGTCGGTGCTTGCTGAGCACGTGTCCGATCATCTGTCCGTGTTTGTTGTCGCTGAGAACACCGACGCCGCTCGCCCCGCCAATGGCGGACTGCGTTTACTCAACTATCCAAGCGACGAGGCGTGCATCGCCGACGGAGAACGTCTGGCTGGACTGATGACGCACAAGCATGACCTCTACGGAACGGGGTTCGCCGGAGGCAAGATCGTGGCGCGCGCCGCTGAACCGGCGGCTGTCAAGGACGAACTGATCCACGTCACCGCCGGCCTACTCGAATCTCTCGATGGCGCCATGATCACTGGCTGTGATCTGAACACCAGCCTGGAAGACATGGAGCGCCTGACGGCGCTCACCCCCCATGTGCTGGCTGCTGTGGGAAGTCCGGTGGACGCCAGTGCCGCCACAGCCCACGGAACCTTGGGCGCCGTTGAAGCCGTGTTGGACGCTGAGCTCAGTCAGGCCACCCCTGGCCGCGCTCTTGTCCATGGCTGCGGCGCCGTGGGGGGCACAGTCGCCCGCGTGCTGGTCCAACACGGTTGGACCGTGTTCACCGCCGATCTCGACCGATCGCGCGCGAGTTTCCCTGGAGCCACACCCCTGCCAAGCAACTGCCCGTGGTGGGAGATCAAGGTGGATTTGCTGATCCCATGCTCCATCTCCGGGCTGATTAACGCAGACATGGCCTCTGCCCTGAAGGTTGCTGCGGTGGTACCGGCAGCGAATGCCCCCTTCCAGCAACCCCAGATCGCGGACGAGCTGCGCCGTCGCAGCATTCGGGTGCTTCCCGACCCGCTGGTCAATGCCGGCGCCGTGATTGCCGATTCGATCGAACGCTTTTCACCGGACGCCTGGGAAGGAGCAGGTGCGAACGATGTCTATGCCTTCGTTCGCCAGGAAGTGCGCCAACGCGCCGCCAACTATCTCAATCAGCGTGATCAGGGCTTGTCGGTGGGGGCTGCCCTGGTGGAAGTGGCTGCAGAACCGGAACATGATCCGATCGGCCTGAGTTTCGGAGACGCGGCATGA
- a CDS encoding FAD-dependent oxidoreductase, with the protein MPVQAEVVIVGGGMAGLSCAAALARRGVRDVVLLEAKTLAHARASSFGETRMFREMYSDPVLCRLAQEANRLWREEEKHAGEPLRETHGLLFYGESWDEETIEGSIPGARRVMDEQNIPYEALSAKEIAERFPLKPKPDFTGLFEPTAGAVRSDKVIAHWRRTAEQAGHRLLEDTPVKGVDADGGGVTLVDGHHIAADQVVVACGIWSDLLLAPLGLSPKLEIWPMLWAHYTVAPSLADRYPQWFCFQRERGDDGGLYYGFPVLSHTAEGRPRIKAGIDWAPKELRVAEPNAMCSEAPARLVELLDTFLFNELDGVQQRVETVMSPYSMTSDVNFVLDRLTPKLSLFAGGSGQAFKFAPLVGDSLARLACGESPAVDLSCWSHQREAVRA; encoded by the coding sequence ATGCCTGTCCAAGCCGAGGTCGTGATCGTCGGTGGCGGTATGGCCGGTCTGAGCTGTGCAGCCGCTCTGGCTCGGCGAGGAGTGCGTGATGTGGTGCTACTGGAAGCGAAGACCCTGGCCCATGCACGGGCCAGCAGCTTCGGCGAAACCCGCATGTTCCGGGAAATGTATTCCGACCCGGTGCTCTGCCGCCTGGCCCAGGAAGCCAATCGGCTCTGGCGAGAGGAAGAGAAGCACGCCGGAGAGCCCCTGCGGGAAACCCACGGATTGCTGTTCTACGGCGAAAGCTGGGACGAAGAAACCATCGAAGGGTCCATCCCTGGCGCCCGGCGGGTGATGGATGAACAGAACATTCCTTACGAGGCTCTGAGCGCAAAGGAGATCGCCGAACGCTTTCCGCTCAAACCCAAGCCCGACTTCACAGGTTTATTCGAACCCACCGCCGGAGCGGTACGCAGCGACAAGGTGATCGCCCACTGGCGGCGCACAGCGGAACAGGCGGGTCATCGCCTTCTGGAAGACACTCCAGTGAAGGGTGTTGATGCCGACGGCGGCGGCGTCACATTGGTCGACGGTCATCACATCGCCGCCGATCAGGTGGTGGTGGCTTGCGGCATCTGGAGCGATCTGTTGCTGGCCCCTCTGGGTCTGTCTCCAAAGCTCGAGATCTGGCCCATGTTGTGGGCGCATTACACCGTTGCCCCCTCCCTGGCGGATCGCTATCCGCAATGGTTCTGCTTCCAACGGGAACGCGGCGACGATGGCGGCCTGTACTACGGATTCCCTGTACTCAGCCACACGGCGGAAGGACGGCCGCGCATCAAGGCCGGTATCGACTGGGCTCCCAAGGAGCTGCGGGTTGCTGAACCGAATGCCATGTGCAGTGAAGCCCCGGCTCGACTGGTCGAACTTCTCGACACCTTCCTGTTCAACGAACTCGACGGAGTGCAGCAACGGGTGGAGACGGTGATGAGCCCGTACTCCATGACGAGCGATGTGAACTTCGTTCTTGATCGCCTCACGCCAAAGCTCAGCCTGTTTGCCGGGGGCTCAGGCCAGGCGTTCAAATTTGCTCCGCTCGTCGGCGATTCCCTCGCCCGATTGGCCTGTGGAGAATCACCGGCCGTGGATCTCTCCTGCTGGAGTCACCAGCGCGAGGCCGTGCGCGCCTGA